The Sesamum indicum cultivar Zhongzhi No. 13 linkage group LG2, S_indicum_v1.0, whole genome shotgun sequence genome contains a region encoding:
- the LOC105155499 gene encoding probable carotenoid cleavage dioxygenase 4, chloroplastic: protein MKLISNSAERIKFKTMHMHPISKNKTEKQSLLANMFKSVDDFICNHLDLPLRPSIDPEHVLFGNFAPVDELPPTPCEVVEGSLPSCLDGVYLRNGPNPQFIPRGPYHLFDGDGMLHMIKISRGKATFCSRYVKTYKYMVECDLGYAVFPSGFSSFNGLMASMARVGLSVARVLTGQFNPVVNGFGMANTSVALISGKLYALCESDLPYEIEVTSDGDIRTIGRHDFDSSEPFISMTAHPKVDPDTGETFAFRFHVVPPFLTFFRIGSDGRKGPDVPIFSMKSTALIHDFAVTKNYAIFNDGQMVISPLELLRGRPPMRIDPVKVPRLGIIRRCAKDESGMWWIDVPGFNMSHSVNAWEEDDGETIVVVASNLSSVELALERLDLAQLTLEEIRISVKDKKVITRHPLSSKVLDMPIINPAYAGKKNRYAYAAVVGTPMLMVGVVKLDLSLSSDDCLDCIVASRMYEPGCTGNEPFFVPNNAAADEDDGFLVTYVHDEIAKESKFLIMDAKSPTLEIVAAVKLPRRVPTGFHGLFVSQSHLEKLCRDD, encoded by the exons ATGAAGCTTATATCAAATTCTGCTGAAAGAATTAAGTTCAAGACTATGCACATGCACCCAATTTCGAAGAACAAGACGGAAAAGCAATCGTTACTTGCGAATATGTTCAAGTCAGTCGATGATTTTATATGCAACCACCTTGACTTACCCCTTCGTCCATCCATTGATCCCGAACATGTACTTTTCGGCAACTTTGCTCCGGTGGATGAACTTCCTCCGACTCCCTGTGAGGTGGTGGAAGGCTCCCTTCCGAGTTGCCTGGACGGAGTATACCTGCGCAACGGCCCCAATCCTCAGTTCATCCCCCGCGGCCCATACCACCTCTTCGACGGTGATGGGATGCTTCACATGATCAAGATCTCTAGAGGGAAAGCCACGTTTTGTAGTCGCTATGTCAAGACTTACAAATACATGGTTGAGTGTGATCTCGGCTATGCCGTCTTCCCAAGTGGCTTCTCCTCCTTCAATGGCCTCATGGCCTCGATGGCACGGGTTGGTCTAAGTGTTGCACGTGTACTTACTGGACAGTTCAATCCTGTAGTTAATGGCTTTGGCATGGCAAACACTAGTGTGGCCCTAATCAGTGGAAAATTATATGCTCTATGTGAATCTGATCTCCCCTATGAGATTGAAGTGACCTCAGATGGAGATATCAGAACTATTGGCCGCCATGATTTTGACAGCAGCGAGCCCTTTATAAGCATGACTGCGCACCCAAAAGTTGATCCAGACACAGGCGAAACCTTTGCTTTCAGATTCCACGTAGTTCCTCCATTCTTGACATTTTTCAGAATCGGTTCTGATGGAAGAAAAGGACCAGACGTTCCCATCTTCTCCATGAAGAGTACAGCTTTGATCCATGACTTTGctgtaacaaaaaattacgCCATATTTAATGATGGGCAGATGGTGATAAGCCCCCTGGAGCTTTTGAGAGGACGACCCCCAATGAGAATTGATCCTGTTAAAGTGCCGAGGCTGGGCATTATCCGGAGATGCGCTAAAGACGAGAGTGGAATGTGGTGGATTGATGTGCCTGGATTCAACATGTCACATTCAGTTAACGCATGGGAAGAAGACGACGGTGAGACCATAGTAGTGGTGGCCTCTAATCTTTCATCTGTTGAACTGGCCTTGGAGCGTCTGGATTTGGCGCAGCTGACGTTGGAGGAAATCAGGATAAGTGTCAAGGACAAGAAGGTGATCACGAGGCATCCCCTGTCTTCCAAAGTTCTTGACATGCCAATCATTAATCCAGCTTACGCAGGAAAGAAGAACAG GTATGCTTATGCCGCAGTAGTTGGCACGCCCATGCTGATGGTAGGGGTGGTGAAGTTAGATTTATCCCTATCGTCAGACGATTGCTTAGACTGCATAGTCGCTAGCCGCATGTACGAGCCAGGCTGCACCGGAAACGAACCCTTTTTCGTGCCAAATAATGCGGCTGCAGATGAGGACGATGGCTTCCTAGTTACATATGTACATGATGAGATCGCCAAAGAATCGAAGTTCTTGATCATGGACGCCAAGTCCCCCACCCTAGAGATCGTTGCCGCGGTTAAGTTACCCAGAAGAGTGCCCACTGGCTTCCATGGACTCTTTGTGAGTCAAAGTCACCTCGAGAAACTTTGCAGGGACGATTGA